The following coding sequences are from one Luteimonas sp. S4-F44 window:
- a CDS encoding DUF808 domain-containing protein, protein MAFSLLTLLDDIATVLDDVALMTKVAARKTAGVLGDDLALNAQQVTGVQADRELPVVWAVAKGSARNKLILVPGALAISAWLPWLVTPLLMAGGLFLCYEGFEKVLHKLVHRARDDADKPARTAALAAADVDPVAFEREKIRGAVRTDLILSAEIIAIALGTVAGQPFATQLGVLVGISALVTAGVYGLVAGIVKLDDAGLALTRRTSAAAQAAGRAILRAAPWLMKGLAIVGTAAMFLVGGGIITHAFHDLSTWIKEAATGLGALPTVGTVLGALVPTLINAVVGVVAGGLAVAVMSGIRRLRTGKAHAPAD, encoded by the coding sequence ATGGCCTTTAGCCTGCTGACCCTGCTCGACGACATCGCCACCGTGCTCGACGACGTCGCGTTGATGACCAAGGTCGCCGCGCGCAAGACCGCAGGCGTGCTCGGCGACGATCTAGCGCTCAACGCGCAGCAGGTCACCGGGGTGCAGGCCGATCGCGAACTGCCGGTGGTCTGGGCGGTCGCCAAGGGCTCGGCGCGCAACAAGCTGATCCTGGTGCCCGGCGCGCTGGCGATCAGCGCCTGGCTGCCGTGGCTGGTCACCCCGCTGTTGATGGCCGGCGGGCTGTTCCTGTGCTACGAGGGCTTCGAGAAGGTCCTGCACAAGCTCGTGCACCGCGCGCGCGACGATGCCGACAAACCCGCACGGACCGCGGCACTGGCCGCGGCCGATGTCGATCCGGTGGCGTTCGAGCGCGAGAAGATCCGCGGCGCGGTGCGCACCGACCTGATCCTGTCGGCCGAAATCATCGCGATCGCCCTGGGCACGGTCGCCGGTCAGCCGTTCGCGACCCAGTTGGGCGTGCTCGTCGGCATCTCGGCGCTGGTGACCGCCGGGGTCTACGGCCTGGTCGCGGGCATCGTCAAGCTCGACGACGCCGGCCTGGCGCTGACCCGCCGCACCTCGGCAGCGGCGCAGGCGGCAGGCCGCGCGATCCTGCGCGCCGCGCCCTGGTTGATGAAGGGCCTGGCGATCGTCGGCACCGCGGCGATGTTCCTGGTCGGTGGCGGCATCATCACCCACGCCTTCCACGACCTGTCGACCTGGATCAAAGAAGCGGCGACCGGCCTGGGCGCATTGCCGACCGTCGGAACCGTGCTCGGCGCGTTGGTGCCAACGCTGATCAACGCAGTCGTAGGTGTGGTCGCCGGCGGTTTGGCGGTCGCGGTGATGTCGGGCATCCGCCGCCTGCGGACGGGCAAGGCGCACGCCCCGGCGGACTGA
- the rlmM gene encoding 23S rRNA (cytidine(2498)-2'-O)-methyltransferase RlmM, with translation MHDIDPVQPDLDTAPPVSGLLCYCRPGFESDLAAELTERAAGVHVAGYAQARRGDGYVLFHSDNGPALTHELPFRELIFARQKLMLLAELRDLDPSDRITPIFEALAGRGRHGELIVEHPDSDDGKQLAGLARSFGNALRPALRKRGFLSQKDEARFPRLHVFFVSGTHAFIAQSVVGDSAPWAMGIPRLRTHTEAPSRSALKLEEAFMTLLTERERNARIKPGMRAVDLGAAPGGWTWVLTREHMRVVAVDNGPMQADLLDTGLVDHHRVDGFRYQPVGPVDWLVCDMVEQPRRVAERMATWFREGWCRHAIFNLKLPMKKRWQETLLALDLFANNAGEHATLTLRARQLYHDREEITVYASVE, from the coding sequence ATGCACGACATCGACCCGGTCCAGCCGGACCTCGACACCGCGCCGCCGGTCAGCGGCCTGCTGTGCTACTGCCGCCCCGGCTTCGAATCCGATCTCGCCGCGGAGCTGACCGAGCGCGCGGCCGGCGTCCACGTCGCCGGCTATGCGCAGGCCAGGCGCGGCGACGGCTACGTGCTGTTCCATTCCGACAACGGCCCGGCCCTGACTCACGAACTGCCGTTCCGCGAACTGATCTTCGCGCGCCAGAAGCTGATGCTGCTGGCGGAGCTGCGCGATCTGGACCCGAGCGACCGGATCACGCCGATCTTCGAGGCGCTGGCGGGCCGCGGACGTCATGGCGAACTGATCGTCGAGCATCCCGACTCCGACGACGGCAAGCAGCTCGCCGGCCTGGCGCGTAGCTTCGGCAACGCGCTGCGTCCGGCGCTGCGCAAGCGCGGCTTCCTGAGTCAGAAGGACGAGGCGCGCTTCCCGCGCCTGCATGTCTTCTTCGTCAGCGGTACCCACGCGTTCATCGCGCAATCGGTCGTCGGCGACAGCGCCCCGTGGGCGATGGGCATCCCGCGCCTGCGCACGCACACCGAAGCACCGTCGCGCTCGGCGCTGAAGCTCGAAGAGGCCTTCATGACCTTGTTGACGGAGCGCGAGCGCAACGCCCGCATCAAGCCCGGCATGCGCGCGGTCGATCTGGGCGCAGCCCCCGGCGGCTGGACCTGGGTACTGACGCGCGAGCACATGCGGGTGGTCGCAGTCGACAACGGGCCGATGCAGGCCGACCTGCTCGACACCGGCCTGGTCGACCACCACCGCGTCGACGGCTTCCGCTACCAGCCCGTCGGCCCGGTCGACTGGCTGGTGTGCGACATGGTCGAACAGCCGCGCCGCGTAGCCGAACGCATGGCCACCTGGTTCCGCGAGGGCTGGTGCCGGCACGCGATCTTCAATCTCAAGCTGCCGATGAAGAAGCGCTGGCAGGAAACACTGCTGGCGCTGGACCTGTTCGCCAACAACGCCGGCGAGCACGCGACGCTGACGCTGCGCGCCCGCCAGCTCTACCACGACCGCGAAGAGATCACGGTCTACGCCAGCGTCGAGTAG
- a CDS encoding nucleoside deaminase, producing the protein MLYAQVHLTLPAWVHEHVDTARAYPGDEAKVALAIALSRRNVEAASGGPFGAAVFDGQDRIIAVGVNRVMPHTCSVAHAETMAYMLAQQRLQTPRLNDRIGPVTLATSSQPCCMCYGATVWAGIDRLLIGARAEDVEALTPFDEGPLPDDWVGALTGRGIAVVRDLLRDEACTVLRTYGESEGAKY; encoded by the coding sequence ATGCTGTACGCACAAGTCCACCTCACCCTGCCCGCCTGGGTCCACGAGCATGTCGACACGGCGCGCGCCTATCCCGGCGACGAGGCCAAGGTCGCGCTCGCGATCGCGCTGTCGCGGCGCAATGTCGAGGCCGCCAGCGGTGGTCCGTTCGGTGCCGCGGTCTTCGACGGCCAGGACCGCATCATCGCGGTCGGCGTGAACCGGGTGATGCCGCACACCTGCTCGGTCGCCCACGCCGAGACGATGGCCTACATGCTGGCGCAGCAACGGCTGCAGACGCCGCGGCTCAACGATCGCATCGGCCCGGTGACGCTTGCGACCTCCTCGCAGCCCTGCTGCATGTGCTACGGCGCCACGGTGTGGGCCGGCATCGACCGGCTGCTGATCGGCGCGCGCGCCGAGGACGTCGAGGCGCTGACCCCATTCGATGAAGGCCCGCTGCCAGACGACTGGGTCGGCGCCCTGACCGGGCGGGGCATTGCGGTCGTACGCGACCTGTTGCGCGACGAGGCCTGCACGGTGCTGCGCACCTACGGCGAATCCGAAGGAGCGAAGTACTGA